A genomic region of Streptomyces sp. NBC_00247 contains the following coding sequences:
- a CDS encoding glycosyl hydrolase 115 family protein: protein MGLSALASPLLSLGGATPALAAPLGAQGAGGTRGALGAAGRATDSGAYISFGAVPGGFTLVKSGRAVPLVVSGADHAGVIRAVGDLQSDIERVTGVRPAVVRKAGAGQREIAIVGTIGRSPLIDALVDAGKLDVRGIAGTWETSLQTIVERPMPGVDRAFVIAGSDQRGTIFGAYDVSRGIGVSPWYWWDDVVPEHRDQIHVRPGRHTQGTPAVKYRGIFINDENPALGTWAPKFFGPGKAPGFEGGFNADFWARIFEVLLRLKANYLWPAVWGRAFAEDDPLNHATATAYGIVMGTSHEAPMMRGIEEWNRHAVAAVRDSAGNITTPGHDPYGGTGEWSFRRNSDALKAYWADGIRRMKEQDFEGVVTLGMRGNGDTSLPDGDAIELMSEIIASQRAIIADITGDETSVPQVWTLYKEVQRYWDRGLRVPDDVTVVLTDDNWGNVRKLPQLDTDDRAGGYGLYYHFDYVGVGRNYKWVDTTSLPNMWDQLNQSYTYGNRGLWVTNVGDLKGNELATQFFMEYAWSPARWDVDDLPEWELGYARLHFGEKQAERIAQVLSEYAHLQQIRKPELLNRRITLDPAKNPATDSSAIVYDDRATPFSLVDHRELERVTDRWRALAAKSREVGKRLPASSQDAWFELVGYEVEATANVYELREAQFTNLFYAEQGRALTNELAARAEARLADDFAFSKRFNTQVAEGKWEGFQTQPHIGYGDVARYGPNAPWQQPELNNVALTDEIYPALKRIELPGAAEMGVAVEGSEDWWPGGGAGEATLPVFSPYGNGPDPYIDVFNRGRAPFDYRITTGESWLVVDRPRGRVTTQTRVTLRVDWKHAPQGVTRVPVTVSGPGGSSVVVTAVVDRPRTPKSGLKGFVEAGGYVSMEAEHYSRAVGSGSVDWRRLPDVGRTAGGMEPFPVTAARQSAGRGPRLEYTLSLFTTGPVTVWAYLSPRNNPLSGDGLKYAVSFDDDAPSTVNVTAVTGGDDGTMNAQWARGTSDNVNRTATQHVITRPGEHVLKFWMIDPTVVVQKLVVDTGGLRPVYLGPPESLRIG, encoded by the coding sequence CTGGGCCTGAGTGCCCTGGCCTCCCCGCTCCTGTCCCTCGGCGGTGCCACGCCCGCCCTGGCCGCACCTCTCGGGGCCCAGGGAGCCGGCGGGACGCGAGGGGCACTCGGTGCGGCGGGCCGGGCGACCGACTCCGGGGCGTACATCTCGTTCGGCGCGGTCCCCGGCGGGTTCACCCTGGTGAAGTCGGGCCGCGCGGTCCCCCTCGTCGTCAGCGGCGCGGACCACGCGGGTGTCATCCGCGCGGTCGGTGATCTGCAGTCCGACATCGAGCGGGTCACCGGGGTGCGTCCGGCCGTGGTGCGGAAGGCGGGTGCCGGGCAGCGGGAGATCGCGATCGTCGGCACCATCGGGCGCAGCCCTCTGATCGACGCGCTCGTGGACGCGGGCAAGCTCGACGTGCGCGGGATCGCCGGCACGTGGGAGACGTCCCTCCAGACGATCGTCGAGCGGCCGATGCCCGGCGTGGACCGGGCCTTCGTGATCGCCGGCAGCGACCAGCGGGGCACGATCTTCGGCGCGTACGACGTCTCCCGGGGCATCGGGGTCTCCCCCTGGTACTGGTGGGACGACGTGGTGCCGGAGCACCGCGACCAGATCCACGTCCGCCCCGGCCGTCACACCCAGGGCACCCCCGCGGTGAAGTACCGCGGCATCTTCATCAACGACGAGAACCCCGCGCTCGGCACCTGGGCGCCCAAGTTCTTCGGTCCCGGCAAGGCACCCGGCTTCGAGGGCGGGTTCAACGCCGACTTCTGGGCCCGGATCTTCGAGGTGCTGCTCCGCCTCAAGGCCAACTACCTCTGGCCCGCCGTCTGGGGCCGTGCCTTCGCCGAGGACGACCCGCTGAACCACGCCACCGCGACGGCGTACGGGATCGTCATGGGCACCTCGCACGAGGCGCCCATGATGCGCGGCATCGAGGAGTGGAACCGGCACGCGGTGGCAGCCGTCCGCGACAGCGCCGGCAACATCACCACTCCCGGCCACGACCCCTACGGCGGTACCGGCGAGTGGTCCTTCCGGCGCAACTCCGACGCGCTGAAGGCCTACTGGGCCGACGGCATCCGCCGCATGAAGGAGCAGGACTTCGAGGGCGTGGTCACCCTCGGCATGCGCGGCAACGGCGACACCAGTCTGCCGGACGGTGACGCGATCGAGCTGATGAGCGAGATCATCGCGAGCCAGCGTGCCATCATCGCCGACATCACCGGCGACGAGACGTCCGTCCCGCAGGTGTGGACCCTCTACAAGGAGGTGCAGCGCTACTGGGACCGGGGGCTGCGCGTCCCCGACGACGTGACGGTGGTGCTCACCGACGACAACTGGGGCAATGTCCGCAAGCTGCCGCAGCTCGACACCGACGACCGTGCCGGTGGGTACGGCCTCTACTACCACTTCGACTACGTGGGCGTCGGCCGCAACTACAAGTGGGTGGACACCACTTCGCTGCCGAACATGTGGGACCAGCTCAACCAGTCGTACACGTACGGGAATCGCGGTCTGTGGGTCACCAACGTCGGTGACCTCAAGGGCAACGAGCTCGCCACGCAGTTCTTCATGGAGTACGCCTGGAGCCCGGCGCGCTGGGACGTCGACGACCTCCCGGAGTGGGAACTCGGCTACGCGCGCCTCCACTTCGGCGAGAAGCAGGCCGAGCGGATCGCACAGGTGCTCTCGGAGTACGCGCACCTCCAGCAGATCCGCAAGCCGGAGCTGCTGAACCGGCGCATCACCCTCGACCCGGCCAAGAACCCGGCCACCGACTCCTCGGCGATCGTCTACGACGACCGGGCGACCCCGTTCAGCCTCGTGGACCACCGCGAACTGGAGCGGGTCACCGACCGCTGGCGGGCCCTCGCGGCGAAGTCCCGCGAGGTCGGCAAGCGCCTGCCCGCCTCCTCGCAGGACGCCTGGTTCGAGCTCGTCGGGTACGAGGTCGAGGCGACCGCGAACGTCTACGAGCTGCGCGAGGCACAGTTCACCAACCTCTTCTACGCGGAGCAGGGCCGGGCCCTGACCAACGAGCTGGCCGCGAGGGCCGAGGCCCGTCTCGCGGACGACTTCGCTTTCTCGAAGAGGTTCAACACCCAGGTGGCGGAAGGCAAATGGGAGGGCTTCCAGACCCAGCCGCACATCGGGTACGGAGACGTCGCGCGGTACGGCCCGAACGCCCCGTGGCAGCAGCCCGAGCTGAACAACGTGGCGCTCACCGACGAGATCTACCCGGCGCTGAAGCGCATCGAGCTGCCCGGGGCGGCCGAGATGGGCGTGGCCGTCGAGGGCAGCGAGGACTGGTGGCCGGGCGGCGGCGCGGGCGAGGCGACGCTGCCGGTGTTCTCCCCGTACGGCAACGGCCCCGACCCGTACATCGACGTGTTCAACCGGGGCCGGGCGCCCTTCGACTACCGGATCACCACGGGTGAGTCCTGGCTGGTGGTGGACCGGCCGCGCGGGCGGGTCACCACCCAGACCCGGGTCACGCTGCGGGTCGACTGGAAGCACGCCCCGCAGGGCGTCACCCGGGTGCCGGTGACGGTGAGCGGCCCCGGCGGGTCGAGCGTCGTCGTGACCGCCGTGGTCGACCGGCCCAGGACGCCGAAGTCGGGCCTCAAGGGGTTCGTTGAGGCCGGCGGGTACGTGTCGATGGAGGCCGAGCACTACAGCCGCGCGGTCGGCAGCGGGTCGGTCGACTGGCGCCGGCTGCCCGACGTGGGCCGTACGGCGGGCGGCATGGAGCCCTTCCCGGTGACGGCGGCCCGGCAGTCGGCGGGACGGGGCCCGCGCCTCGAATACACGCTGAGCCTCTTCACCACGGGACCGGTCACGGTCTGGGCGTACCTCTCCCCGAGGAACAACCCGCTCTCGGGCGACGGCCTGAAGTACGCGGTCTCCTTCGACGACGACGCACCGAGCACGGTGAACGTCACGGCGGTCACCGGCGGGGACGACGGCACCATGAACGCGCAGTGGGCGCGCGGGACTTCCGACAACGTCAACCGCACCGCCACCCAGCACGTCATCACCCGGCCGGGAGAGCACGTGCTGAAGTTCTGGATGATCGACCCGACGGTGGTGGTCCAGAAGCTGGTGGTCGACACCGGCGGCCTGCGCCCGGTCTACCTCGGCCCGCCGGAGAGCCTGCGGATCGGCTGA
- a CDS encoding PAS domain-containing protein, translating into MSSRPSRGTARLAAILDALPDGLLLVNANGTVVNANTIALEMFEAPGTGLVGRGLLDLLTEFDSRLIPGSMRRPDSADSRGRTKPTRMIARRTDGHEFPVEVTSASLDSGQAAYNDFPTSSFTGDELLMLVVRDLSGTVDTEAELARSQRQTEMILRAASEGVVGTDTDGRVVLVNPAAAQILGFRASDLGGKELHPLILHSRAEGEPFPYEESPLADTLRSGRKHRVRGQVLWSKSGARVPVDLTTAPVRDGDQLVGAVMTFTDRRPYEELTEQHTTEVAELTGKHAAEIAALTEKHAAEIAELAESHTAAVTELTENHTTEVSGLTESHAAEIADRTERYASELEEQADHITLLGAQHAQLTAVLGESLRGPLEELRGELATLASDPAGQLWPEANQILHHLAAGYARMTTLVDNVLGYQRLDFGTEALDKAPAPIDAVVTAGIDGAVELIGPGRAQFAVHAPPIEAEVDARRLATALAHLVADVAGIDSTGKTRIAPGGGYLDSTVVVAAAQRGDVVRIEVRGPFAGGDPVHTPIVRGIVRAHGGVLQTHEMPGMAGSAYVLEVPLGSGSGTVQQQPQHPRQSPAAVPEQSAQPQAEVAAFEAVGAPAVVSGGRRRARRASTDAFLESALSPEGPESLAGAEGAVPAGSTDAGVPVGASDGAGDAGATGRRRARRGPAAVEEQAQEALVPPPSEGSGRRRGRPSPAETAPVPAQAGPAQQAGPTPQPVPGQQAVPVPAQAGPPHRLPAAQARPRGAGQALALPAAGNAPSEGSVVTAAEGAQGAGRPQRGQTVPPQGVPAAPQAPGAQAPATGPQVPGRQGQPVRPEGAGRPALPVRSPVVHDEGAPQPEALAPELQPAGRRARRALAAAQERLAAENAGPRTPFALGPADADRSGAEAVPDRHDATAMGPDEDHTPPQPHPLPAPPSGRRRARPAEAAGSPESWSRVDSTDRVGGPDHGSADDDVQDDDEAPEPALAYAARVRNGAAGDTSAPSAEVAADVPLPPASAVPAAEPEPALPAAPGPVPGETGATAHATGNTFVPPGAVPAARRQPLPAEMPMPGGSDTQGRAFSVRTLGQGVPLVQHLGHQQNQTLGTAGRRRKLSAPPGADAPAPAALPQAPAAPQPARPGSTTASASGQLMTPVSAGRSYAIGAPDEGAEGPEPLDGPGGAVEIANRPQPRPVDDELPPEPLDNPRRLLVWPAPDVSTQQALSDRGYRPVIVHSREEVDAQIAAFPAALFVDPLTGPITRTALQSLRQAAVAAEVPVLVTAGLGQASREAAYGADPAVLLKALAPRDSEQHPPRVLVIEEREEIGGALAQTLERRGMQTVRASTDSEAVDLAARTRPNLVVMDLMQVRRRRAGIIDWLRANGRLNHTPLVVYTSAGLDGPALSLLASGETALFLAERSTSDEVQSRIVDLLAKIGTN; encoded by the coding sequence GTGAGCAGCAGGCCATCCCGAGGCACTGCTCGCCTCGCAGCCATACTCGACGCCCTCCCTGACGGGCTGCTGCTCGTCAATGCCAACGGCACGGTCGTCAACGCCAACACCATCGCGCTCGAAATGTTCGAGGCGCCCGGTACCGGGCTGGTGGGACGCGGACTCCTGGATCTGCTCACCGAGTTCGACTCGCGGCTGATCCCCGGGTCGATGCGCCGCCCCGATTCGGCGGACTCCCGGGGCAGGACCAAGCCGACGCGGATGATCGCGCGCCGGACCGACGGCCACGAATTCCCGGTCGAGGTCACCAGCGCGAGTCTCGACAGCGGACAGGCCGCCTACAACGACTTCCCGACCTCCTCCTTCACCGGTGACGAGCTGCTGATGCTCGTCGTCCGGGACCTCTCCGGCACCGTCGACACCGAGGCCGAGCTGGCCCGTTCGCAGCGGCAGACCGAGATGATCCTGCGGGCCGCGTCCGAGGGCGTGGTCGGTACGGACACGGACGGCAGGGTCGTCCTGGTCAACCCGGCCGCCGCGCAGATCCTCGGTTTCCGCGCCAGCGACCTGGGCGGCAAGGAGCTGCACCCGCTGATCCTGCACTCGCGTGCGGAGGGCGAGCCGTTCCCGTACGAGGAGTCCCCGCTCGCCGACACCCTGCGCTCCGGGCGCAAGCACCGGGTGCGCGGGCAGGTGCTCTGGTCCAAGAGCGGTGCGCGGGTTCCGGTGGACCTGACGACCGCTCCGGTCCGGGACGGCGACCAGCTGGTCGGCGCGGTGATGACCTTCACCGACCGCAGGCCGTACGAGGAGCTGACCGAGCAGCACACGACCGAGGTCGCGGAGCTGACCGGGAAGCACGCCGCCGAGATCGCCGCCCTGACCGAGAAGCACGCCGCCGAGATCGCGGAGCTGGCCGAGAGCCACACCGCGGCGGTCACGGAACTCACCGAGAACCACACCACCGAGGTCTCCGGCCTCACCGAGAGCCACGCCGCCGAGATCGCCGACCGTACCGAGCGGTACGCCTCCGAGCTGGAGGAGCAGGCCGACCACATCACCCTGCTCGGCGCCCAGCACGCGCAGCTGACGGCCGTTCTCGGCGAGTCGCTGCGCGGGCCGCTGGAGGAGCTGCGGGGCGAACTCGCCACGCTCGCCTCCGACCCGGCCGGCCAGCTCTGGCCCGAGGCGAACCAGATCCTGCACCATCTGGCCGCCGGGTACGCCCGGATGACCACGCTGGTCGACAACGTCCTGGGCTACCAGCGCCTGGACTTCGGTACCGAGGCACTCGACAAGGCTCCGGCGCCCATCGACGCCGTCGTGACGGCGGGCATCGACGGCGCGGTCGAGCTGATCGGCCCGGGTCGCGCGCAGTTCGCGGTGCACGCTCCGCCGATCGAGGCCGAGGTGGACGCCCGCCGGCTGGCGACCGCCCTGGCCCACCTGGTCGCGGACGTGGCCGGTATCGACTCCACCGGCAAGACCCGGATCGCCCCCGGCGGCGGCTATCTCGACTCGACCGTCGTGGTGGCCGCGGCGCAGCGCGGGGACGTCGTACGGATCGAGGTGCGTGGCCCGTTCGCCGGTGGCGACCCGGTGCACACGCCGATCGTGCGCGGGATCGTGCGGGCACACGGCGGAGTGCTCCAGACCCACGAGATGCCCGGCATGGCGGGCAGCGCGTACGTGCTCGAAGTGCCGCTGGGCTCCGGCTCCGGCACGGTCCAGCAGCAGCCGCAGCACCCCCGGCAGAGCCCGGCCGCAGTGCCGGAGCAGTCCGCGCAGCCGCAGGCGGAGGTCGCGGCCTTCGAGGCCGTCGGCGCTCCCGCGGTCGTCAGCGGCGGCCGGCGCAGGGCCCGCCGGGCGTCGACGGACGCGTTCCTCGAAAGCGCGCTGAGCCCGGAGGGGCCGGAGAGCCTCGCGGGAGCCGAGGGCGCGGTGCCGGCGGGGTCCACCGACGCGGGTGTGCCGGTGGGCGCGTCCGACGGGGCAGGCGACGCGGGTGCGACCGGACGACGCCGGGCGCGGCGGGGTCCGGCAGCGGTGGAGGAGCAGGCGCAGGAGGCACTGGTGCCCCCGCCGAGCGAGGGTTCCGGCCGCAGACGCGGCCGTCCCAGCCCGGCGGAGACCGCCCCGGTCCCGGCGCAGGCCGGTCCCGCTCAGCAGGCGGGTCCCACTCCGCAGCCCGTACCTGGTCAGCAGGCCGTGCCCGTCCCGGCGCAGGCCGGTCCTCCTCACCGGCTCCCGGCCGCGCAGGCGCGTCCGCGCGGTGCCGGGCAGGCTCTGGCACTCCCGGCGGCCGGTAACGCGCCTTCGGAGGGTTCCGTGGTGACGGCGGCCGAGGGCGCCCAGGGCGCGGGCCGTCCGCAGCGCGGTCAGACCGTGCCCCCGCAGGGTGTCCCGGCAGCCCCGCAGGCACCCGGTGCGCAGGCGCCGGCAACGGGCCCCCAGGTCCCGGGCCGGCAGGGGCAGCCGGTGCGTCCGGAGGGCGCGGGCCGTCCGGCGCTGCCCGTGCGGTCGCCCGTGGTGCACGACGAGGGCGCCCCGCAGCCCGAGGCACTCGCACCGGAGCTCCAGCCCGCGGGCCGTCGCGCCCGGCGCGCGCTGGCCGCCGCGCAGGAACGGCTGGCCGCGGAGAACGCGGGCCCGCGCACCCCGTTCGCGCTGGGGCCCGCCGACGCGGACCGGTCCGGAGCCGAAGCGGTACCGGACCGGCACGACGCCACCGCCATGGGCCCGGACGAGGACCACACGCCTCCGCAGCCGCACCCCCTCCCCGCCCCCCCGTCCGGCCGTCGGCGGGCCCGTCCCGCCGAGGCGGCGGGCTCGCCGGAGAGCTGGTCGCGGGTCGACTCGACCGACCGGGTCGGCGGCCCGGACCACGGCTCCGCCGACGACGACGTCCAGGACGACGACGAGGCGCCCGAGCCCGCCCTGGCGTACGCCGCGCGCGTCCGGAACGGCGCCGCCGGCGACACTTCCGCGCCGTCGGCGGAGGTTGCCGCCGACGTCCCGCTGCCGCCCGCCTCCGCCGTACCGGCAGCGGAGCCCGAGCCCGCGCTGCCCGCCGCTCCCGGGCCGGTGCCGGGCGAGACCGGGGCCACCGCGCACGCGACCGGCAACACCTTCGTGCCGCCCGGCGCCGTGCCCGCGGCCCGCAGGCAGCCGCTCCCCGCCGAGATGCCGATGCCCGGCGGCTCGGACACCCAGGGGCGGGCCTTCAGCGTGCGGACGCTCGGTCAGGGCGTACCGCTCGTCCAGCACCTGGGGCACCAGCAGAACCAGACGCTGGGCACGGCCGGCCGTCGCCGGAAGCTGTCGGCGCCCCCGGGAGCCGATGCTCCGGCCCCCGCTGCCCTTCCGCAGGCTCCCGCCGCCCCGCAGCCCGCGCGGCCCGGTTCCACGACGGCCTCGGCGTCGGGGCAGCTCATGACGCCGGTCTCCGCGGGGCGTTCGTACGCCATAGGAGCACCGGACGAGGGCGCCGAGGGCCCGGAGCCGCTGGACGGTCCGGGCGGCGCGGTCGAGATCGCCAACCGTCCGCAGCCGCGGCCGGTCGACGACGAACTGCCCCCGGAGCCGCTGGACAACCCCCGGCGGCTGCTGGTCTGGCCCGCTCCCGACGTCTCCACGCAGCAAGCGCTCAGCGACCGGGGCTACCGGCCGGTGATCGTGCACTCGCGCGAGGAGGTGGACGCGCAGATCGCCGCGTTCCCCGCCGCGCTCTTCGTGGACCCGCTGACCGGGCCCATCACGCGTACCGCCCTCCAGTCGCTGCGCCAGGCGGCGGTGGCGGCCGAGGTGCCGGTGCTGGTCACGGCGGGCCTGGGGCAGGCGAGCCGGGAGGCGGCGTACGGCGCCGACCCCGCCGTCCTCCTCAAGGCGCTCGCCCCGCGCGACAGCGAGCAGCACCCGCCCCGGGTCCTCGTCATCGAGGAGCGGGAGGAGATCGGAGGGGCCCTCGCGCAGACCCTGGAGCGGCGGGGCATGCAGACCGTCCGGGCGTCCACCGACAGCGAGGCGGTCGACCTGGCCGCGCGGACGCGGCCGAACCTGGTGGTGATGGACCTGATGCAGGTACGTCGCCGACGGGCCGGGATCATCGACTGGCTGCGGGCCAACGGACGCCTGAACCACACCCCGCTGGTCGTCTACACCTCGGCCGGACTGGACGGCCCCGCGCTGTCGCTGCTGGCTTCCGGCGAGACCGCGCTCTTCCTGGCCGAACGCTCCACCAGCGACGAGGTGCAGTCCCGGATCGTCGATCTGCTGGCGAAGATAGGGACCAACTGA
- a CDS encoding bifunctional DNA primase/polymerase — translation MAPTDRQIATLALAHALNAAERGLPVIPLNSARLPALRSPHPGGAARTACTGHCGLPGHGVRDATTDPAAVRALFAAAPDVAGYGIACGQGPHRLIGIDLDADTPGPAADASTGPAAGTGAEAHADGALRQLALQHLFTIPPTLTVLTPAGGRHLWLSVPAEVVVAGSASRLAPGVDVRGTGGYLIGPGSLTPHGTYRLAPGTAHLPPAPCPRTLLRLLAPVRPARRTGGARAPRGPEDDEGLVHFVRAARAGERHTRLFWAACRAYEHGVGDALAAALTEAAVRSGLPVHEARATLASAARLTAGRSEAA, via the coding sequence ATGGCCCCCACCGACCGGCAGATCGCCACCCTGGCCCTGGCCCACGCGCTGAACGCCGCGGAGCGGGGGCTCCCCGTCATCCCGCTCAACTCCGCCCGGCTCCCCGCGCTGCGTTCACCGCACCCCGGCGGCGCGGCGCGCACCGCCTGCACCGGCCACTGCGGGCTGCCCGGACACGGGGTGCGCGACGCGACCACCGACCCGGCGGCCGTCCGCGCGCTCTTCGCGGCGGCCCCGGACGTCGCCGGGTACGGCATCGCCTGCGGGCAGGGGCCGCACCGGCTGATCGGCATCGACCTGGACGCGGACACCCCCGGACCTGCCGCCGACGCCTCCACCGGCCCAGCCGCCGGCACCGGAGCCGAAGCACACGCGGACGGCGCGCTCCGCCAGCTCGCCCTCCAGCACCTCTTCACGATCCCGCCGACCCTCACCGTGCTCACCCCGGCCGGCGGCCGGCACCTCTGGCTGTCCGTGCCTGCGGAGGTCGTCGTGGCCGGCTCGGCGAGCCGCCTCGCCCCCGGCGTCGACGTCCGGGGCACCGGCGGCTACCTCATCGGCCCGGGCTCGCTCACCCCGCACGGCACGTACCGCCTCGCCCCGGGCACCGCGCACCTGCCGCCGGCACCGTGCCCGCGCACCCTGCTGCGGCTGCTCGCGCCGGTCCGCCCGGCACGCCGGACCGGCGGAGCCCGTGCCCCGCGCGGCCCCGAGGACGACGAGGGGCTGGTCCACTTCGTACGCGCCGCCCGCGCCGGAGAGCGCCACACCCGGCTGTTCTGGGCCGCCTGCCGTGCGTACGAACACGGCGTCGGCGACGCCCTCGCCGCCGCACTCACCGAGGCGGCCGTACGCTCCGGCCTCCCCGTCCACGAGGCCCGCGCCACCCTCGCCTCCGCCGCCCGGCTGACGGCGGGCCGCTCCGAGGCCGCCTGA
- a CDS encoding SigE family RNA polymerase sigma factor, which produces MTTPVCTGALRRPAAAAGHTPPYPSFSSYVRARGPVLLRTARSLTANPSDAEDLLQTALAKTYVAWDRIEDHGALDGYVRRALVNTRTSQWRKRKVDEYACDELPEPESAPAPDPAEHQSLHDAMWRAVLKLPDRQRAMVVLRYYEDLSEVQTAEVLGVSVGTVKSAVSRALRKLREDPELVPAP; this is translated from the coding sequence ATGACCACGCCAGTCTGCACGGGCGCCCTCAGGCGCCCCGCTGCCGCCGCCGGACACACCCCGCCCTACCCGTCGTTCTCCTCGTACGTCCGGGCGCGCGGCCCCGTCCTGCTGCGCACCGCGCGCTCGCTCACCGCGAATCCGAGCGACGCCGAGGACCTGCTCCAGACCGCGCTGGCCAAGACCTACGTGGCCTGGGATCGGATCGAGGACCACGGGGCGCTGGACGGGTACGTCCGCCGCGCCCTGGTGAACACGCGTACCTCGCAGTGGCGCAAGCGCAAGGTCGACGAGTACGCCTGCGACGAGCTGCCCGAGCCGGAGAGCGCTCCGGCCCCCGATCCGGCCGAACACCAGTCGCTCCACGACGCGATGTGGCGGGCCGTGCTCAAGCTGCCCGACCGGCAGCGGGCCATGGTCGTCCTGCGGTACTACGAGGACCTCAGCGAGGTCCAGACCGCCGAGGTGCTCGGAGTGTCCGTCGGCACGGTGAAGAGCGCCGTCTCCCGGGCGCTCCGCAAGCTCCGTGAGGACCCGGAACTGGTGCCCGCGCCCTGA
- a CDS encoding long-chain fatty acid--CoA ligase, producing MLSTMQDVPLTVTRILTHGMTIHGKSQVTTWTGEPEPHRASFAEIGTRAIRLAHALRDELGIDGDQRVATLMWNNSFHVEAYLAIPAMGAVLHTLNLRLPAEQLVWIVNHADDKVVIVNGSVLPLFAPLLPRMPSVEHVVVAGPGDRSLLDGVAPRVHDYEELIAGRPTTFDWPEIDERSAAAMCYTSGTTGDPKGVVYSHRSIYLHSMQVNATESMGLTDADTTLAVVPQFHVLSWGLPHAAFMSGVNMLMPDRFLQPVPLAEMIERERPTHAAAVPTIWQGLLAEVTARPRDLTSMARVTIGGAACPPSLMEAYDKLGVRLCHAWGMTETSPLGTMANPPAGLSAEEEWPYRVTQGRFPAGVEGRLVGPGGEHLPWDNESAGELEVRGPWIAGAYYGGVDGENLRPEDKFSQDGWLKTGDVGVISPDGFLTLTDRAKDVIKSGGEWISSVELENAIMAHPDVAEAAVVAVPDDKWGERPLATVVLKEGAVVGFENLRTFLAESGVAKWQLPERWTVIEAVPKTSVGKFDKKVIRKRHADGELDVTVVV from the coding sequence GTGCTGAGCACCATGCAGGACGTACCGCTGACTGTCACCCGCATCCTGACCCATGGGATGACGATCCACGGGAAGTCGCAGGTCACGACCTGGACCGGCGAACCCGAGCCGCACCGGGCCAGTTTCGCGGAGATCGGTACCCGCGCGATCCGCCTCGCCCACGCCCTCCGCGACGAGCTGGGCATCGACGGCGATCAGCGGGTGGCGACTCTCATGTGGAACAACTCATTCCATGTCGAGGCATACCTGGCGATTCCGGCCATGGGTGCCGTGCTCCACACCCTCAATCTGCGGCTGCCCGCCGAACAGCTCGTCTGGATCGTCAACCACGCGGACGACAAGGTGGTGATCGTCAACGGCTCGGTGCTGCCGCTCTTCGCACCGCTCCTGCCCCGGATGCCGTCCGTGGAGCACGTGGTCGTCGCCGGACCCGGTGACCGGTCCCTGCTCGACGGGGTCGCGCCGCGCGTGCACGACTACGAGGAGCTCATCGCCGGGCGCCCGACCACCTTTGACTGGCCCGAGATCGACGAACGCTCGGCCGCCGCCATGTGTTACACCTCCGGCACCACGGGGGACCCCAAGGGCGTCGTCTACTCGCACCGTTCGATCTATCTGCACTCGATGCAGGTCAACGCGACCGAGTCGATGGGGCTGACGGACGCCGACACCACCCTCGCCGTGGTTCCGCAATTTCACGTACTTTCATGGGGTTTGCCCCATGCGGCCTTCATGTCCGGTGTGAACATGTTGATGCCGGACCGTTTCCTCCAGCCCGTCCCCCTCGCCGAGATGATCGAGAGGGAGCGCCCGACCCACGCGGCGGCCGTGCCCACCATCTGGCAGGGCCTGCTCGCGGAGGTCACCGCGAGGCCGCGCGACCTCACCTCGATGGCCCGCGTCACGATCGGCGGCGCCGCCTGTCCGCCCTCGCTGATGGAGGCGTACGACAAGCTGGGCGTCCGCCTCTGCCACGCCTGGGGCATGACGGAGACCTCGCCGCTCGGCACCATGGCCAACCCGCCCGCCGGGCTGAGCGCCGAGGAGGAGTGGCCGTACCGCGTCACCCAGGGCCGTTTCCCGGCCGGAGTCGAAGGACGGCTGGTCGGCCCGGGCGGTGAGCACCTGCCCTGGGACAACGAGTCGGCCGGTGAGCTGGAGGTCCGGGGTCCCTGGATCGCCGGCGCGTACTACGGCGGGGTGGACGGCGAAAACCTGCGCCCCGAGGACAAGTTCAGCCAGGACGGCTGGCTGAAGACCGGCGACGTCGGCGTCATCAGCCCCGACGGCTTCCTCACCCTCACCGACCGGGCCAAGGACGTCATCAAGTCCGGCGGCGAGTGGATCTCCAGCGTGGAGCTGGAGAACGCGATCATGGCTCACCCGGACGTGGCCGAGGCCGCCGTCGTCGCCGTGCCCGACGACAAGTGGGGCGAGCGTCCGTTGGCCACGGTCGTCCTCAAGGAGGGTGCCGTCGTCGGATTCGAGAACCTCAGGACCTTCCTCGCCGAGTCCGGCGTCGCCAAGTGGCAGCTCCCGGAACGCTGGACGGTCATCGAGGCCGTGCCGAAGACGAGCGTCGGGAAGTTCGACAAGAAGGTGATCCGCAAGCGGCACGCGGACGGCGAACTGGACGTCACCGTCGTCGTCTGA